DNA from Drosophila suzukii chromosome 2R, CBGP_Dsuzu_IsoJpt1.0, whole genome shotgun sequence:
ACGCtctattgattttaattgcgCTCGAGGGTGACACAAATCCAGGAACTCGCATGTGCTAACCCAATTTGCCAGTCGCCTAGGTTCATTGCACTTTTTGCCCCATAGCTTTAGACGATTTGAATGTTCTATAAATAATGAATGGAAAACCTACGTCACAGGAAATGCAGTATGCAAATGTATCTGGTCATTAGCTAATATGTAGATTACTCAATACCTACAAGATCCCAAGATAGCTGGCAGCCACTTGCATAGACTATAAATAATCAACTCATTTACTATTGCAATCCATCTAGCGAGGAAGAAGTCCGATCATATTTCTCATTGCCGCCACGCGTCGTATACTTAATTTGCCGGCGAAACCTGCTTTAATTACACACGTTCTGCACCCATTTCCCCTTGTGCCATTCAAACATTTTTAGAATGCCGACATATAGATACAATCCACGTGTTGCAAATTCAGTTTATGGCTTATCAAGTTCGGCACAGTTGGAAATAGGAAGGCGAGACAAACAGCCATATAAATATTTAGGGTAATTTTCTTTTACGACTTATGTAAGCCTTACCCTTTGGATATTTATTTTAGGTATTGTTTTTGCTTAAGCAAATCCTACGTAtaatattcaaattaaatacaaacataaaatatatgttaaatatatttgattCTATAAACTACAGAATAAGTATACTTCTATATCAAAGCgtttatactttttttttatcagtgtTTAATATAAATGAATTTCCAAAAGCATCCAAACTTTTATATTTGGTATTATTTTCTTATATCAGCATAATTTATTCTTATACTCTAGTGTTTTTTAGTAGCGAACATTTTATATACATTGTATTATAAGTGACTTAGGTTTAAGATTCAGTCGACTTTTCATTGAGTATATGGGACCAGAGCTTCACCCTGTCCGTTTGGAATTCGCTAGCCACGTAAACCTCAAAACCCTGGGAGGGACCTGCCCCATTGGCGAATTCCTGGTAATCGCATATCCCGTTGGGACGTGACTGAAGCGCCTCTATGGAACAAGGGGTCAGTGACTCGGCATTCCTTGGTTTTCTACAATAATCAGAGATTCACTTATAACACTCATCACACGTTCCAATTGTGATATAAGTGTACTCACCCAAACTTGGCAAATTGTATGAAATAATCCACAAATGAGTGGATTACCTTCGCCTCCGTAGAGTTCTTTTCAAAGTCCGGGAAAATTAGGGGACTACGGAACAAGTAGAGCAGATCATCACAATGAACCACCCCATATTTCCCAGTAACATTGGCGGAAGTGTAGGCAGAGGCATAGCTCAGAGGTCCCCGATAGTTGAAGCTATATAAGTAAATAGGATTGGGGGTATGACAGACATCCTTTCTAATTGTATTGTACAGGGGTTGCTTAAAGCCCCTATCTGAAATTAGCTAAGaagaaaaaagagtttaataaataaaaggaAAGGATATGTAGTATAATAGATAATCCTGGGATTTTGCATAGGAACTACTGTTTTAAATGGgattatataaaaaatctaaGATATACTTATAATAAAAGCTTAAGGAAATATAGAACAGCTGAATAAATCAAAGATTATTTATAGCTTTATGACACTGGCTTAAAATTTGATTTACTGGCacgatttattttaaaatgtcttgaaaatctaaaataaaaatggtgTGCAcccaaaaacattttatgaattAAAATACAGATATGCTGTAAGTgactttttaaaattcattCAGTAGGTTAGTCGAAAATAAAGCCAGTGTCATATGGCTTTTAACAAAAAACTGAATGATTTGCATacaattaaatgtttttagcctgattggtttatatataatagGATCGCTTAGCTGAAAACATATATACTTCAAcaatttgaacttacatccATGAATCCTTGAACAGTCTCCTCGTTGACTTCATGCTGATCCTGGAAGTACTCCCTCACGAGGAGTTTCATGCTCTTGTTGAGTCGCTCCTGGCTGAAGTTGGGCGGGAACTCCATCAGCTCCTGCAGCAGTTCGTCGAATCGGGAGTTGAAACTGTGGCGGAGAGTCGCATTGCCCAGGATATTGACCACCCTTACGGCACCCTCGCCAGGAACTGTGCCCAAAAGCAGGGGAATGGGTGCTCTTTCACCCCGAGCCATGATATCCTTGGGATGCTCGCTGAGAAAGGCCTCGGCCTCCAAACCCTTTTCAACCACAGGTCGGAAATTGGTCATGTGATCCACATCCCAAAATTTCAGATTATCGCCGGCATCCAAGAGTTTTGTGGCTTCCAAACGTCGCAGGGCTTTTGCCAACTTCACCGTACTCAAATTTCGGGCATCTGGAATTTGGGAAAACTCCGCCAGGAGACGAGTCTGCTCCAGTGGCTCATCAGCAATGGCGAAGGGCACATTGGCCGTGCCGCTCATGCTGATCACCCGGTGGAAGAGTCCCTGGGATCGGGGACTCAGCAGATGCATGTGGGCAGCCACTCCACCGGCACTCTGGCCAAAAATTGTCACCTGCTGGGGATCTCCGCCAAAGGATCGAATGTTGCGCTGCACCCAACGCAGGGCCAGGTTCTGATCCTTGAGGCCAAAGTTACCCGGCATCACAGCATCCTGGGTGGAGAGGAATCCTATAAGTGGGTCAAAATGAACAAAGTTACAATTTAATCTGTATGGAATGATTTCTCTATATCGCGTTAGGGTTATAATTTGCCATCTGTCAAAAAAGTTAAAGACGAATTCTTTTTTTTACGAAAAACAAATCTTTAGAAGGTTTCTTGTCCCTTGAGAAGAGTTTTAGTTCATGTAGCAACTAACATTATAGAAACATTAGAGAAAAGTTACAATCACATTGAGAAATTGGCCCGTTATCAACCAACTTGAACTCACCGAAAGGTCCTAGTCGATAGGCCATGGTCACCAGAATCACTTCCCCCGAGTCCATAAAGTACTCAGGTCCTGTAACACCCGGTCCTGCAGAGCCACCAAAGAATCCTCCGCCATGGATGTAGACCATAACGGGTAAAGGTGAGTCTCTGacctaaaaaaataaaaccatcCATTAACTAGGAACTTTCAAAACCTTTAAACCCTTCCTACCTCCGGTCTGTAGACATTCAAGTAGAGGCAATCCTCCTCGCCATAGATTACAGGAGTGGGCAGCAGATAGTTCTTCTGGATGCAGTCCATCTTGGGCTCACTGGCATCGTACAGCCCCAGCAGCTTGGGCATAACCTTGGGATTCTGGAGAAGAGGATATTACATGCTCCTTAAGGGATTTTCGTCGAACGAATCTGGAATACTCACACTGAATCTCAGATCTCCCACGGGCGGCAGGGCATAGGGAATGCCCATGAAGGCCTCGAATCTCTCGGACTGATAGCCCCGGCGATAGGTGCCCTTCAGGCAGCCCACGCTGGGCGGGCACACGGTGACCGGCTGGTCCACCGTGGTCAAAGCCGCGCACATCTGGCCAAGAAGTAGCGGCAGCAGCAGTAGTTGAATCATCGCCGGTGGTCCGCGAAGTTACTGAAAGCAGAGCTAATGGATGATCGTTAATTATGCATATCGATGGGTTATTTATGATCAATTTTGGTGCTTCCCATTCCAATTCGCCCAAGATGATGTCAACGTTAAATCGGACTTTGGATGCTTTTCTAAATGGTCAGCAGCTCCTTTTGCCCAAGGAAAAGCTCACTTACTTTTACTGGTGCTGGGTTTGGAAAATCTCTTGAAGAACCTTCCGCGTCAGAGGCCCAAATCGATCTGACGACTTTCGAGGGAGCACGTTCACTTTAATCGTGAAGAAAACTTTGCTCTGCCCCAGAGACCGACTCTATATAGCTATAGTATTAGCTCTCTGCCCACAATCTTTGCAAAGTGACCGAACTCGCTGTGGAAAATTTATACAGAGCAGCACGATCGGCGAGCTGGAGATCGGTTCACACGGCGTATGCTTGATCAGTGCGGATACCAATTGATCTGGAACTGCATCTAGCATCTAGCAGCGACCTCAGTATGCAAACCGTATCTGAATCTGTATCTGAATCTGGTTGGGGTAATTTAAAACACGCGCCAGAACGAGTAGAAAGTGTTTCCCGGTGAACGGGGAATCGAGGCTGATGCGCCAAAGTTGAAGACTTGCGATCAACTGAGATCGCTTCGTGTCGAAACTTTCGCTTTTATCCTGTCTCACCATGCAAATTCGCTTTCAATGCATTCTTACATAAAGTCTCCAGAgcaaaaaaacatatataaacgATCAGAAGATTTATCATTTACTAACTATATTCAAAGAAGCTCATCTTATGTCATAAGATCATGTCTTATGTCTTTCTGATAAGATCACTAAACTGATATAACTTTGCAAATAAAATCACACCTGCTACATTAATCATGTCTATTTAAGTTGTGTCTAATGGTGAAGTAATCATGTAGTCTCTTATCACTTGGTTTCTTCCAACAAAGCCATTTTTCTACTATCTTTGTTGAACCTAGTATTATGGTATCTCAAACTTTATTATGCTTTCCGAACAATCTAAACCTGCGATCTTTGTGATCTGTGTTCTGTGATCTATAAAATCATAAACACCTCTAACTTTATTATGTATTCCAAACACTAAACCAGTGATCTTTGCACCCCTCACTTTCGTTTTTAACCTCCTTATAAAACGTCACGCTTTTCACTCTCACTTATCGTGCTGCTGATCTGAAGATCGTATATCGTAGAATTACGAAAAAACTCTCCAAACAAGATGTTTCCCCTATCGGGCGAGATTTATTGCTCCCCGGATCGACGGCTATCTTATCGCACCGCATGTCGCCCGGTCTTTTATTCGCACTTAATCTCGTTTCTTGCACATTCTGCATATGTAAATTGACCTTCGAATGACAACTGGGATGGGAGATGGGCTGCAGTCTTTTACAAAAATGGAACGCAGCCGGAGCTCAACTTACAATGCCTGAATGGAAATCTGGGGTATCTTCAACAGCTCCCATTACAAGATCCGTTCCATTTCGCAAATTAATGTGATTTATTTATCAGTAACTCACTCTTAAATTACCCCTTAGCAGATGGAATCGGATTGTAGTATCTctttacataaataatttcTTCCATATGGGAAAGTAAGTAAGCTCCAGACCTTGGCGAACATCTTCTTGGTATTTTTCAGTGGTGCCACCAAAATGTAAGTAGCTGCACATTCCTTGATCTTTGAAATCGGAAGCCTTACAGGTGGATCCCTCATGGAAGACCCTATGTGGATAAAACGAGTAAGACAATAAAAACTATCTCAGTTTTTTATTACAAACTCACCCTGTTTTAGCAAAGTCCGTTATAAGCGAAGTCATCCTTTGGACAACCTTGGCATCTACCGAGTCTTTGGGAAAATCCTCAACGAGAATCGGCAATCTTATGGTGTGCAGACCATCATCCATGTGAGCTCCCCCCAAGCCAAAATCCTCGGGGGAAGCACCGAACATTAGTGATATTGAGTGCAGACCGGTAAACTCAAAGATATAGATGGACAGTGGATTCTCTTCAAGATTGGCATAGCTGGCataagaagaaattgtttcgtAGATCGGAAAGAAAAAGTTGAAGTCACCAGCGATTTCGGCCAAAGTCAACATTGTATCGTTGTTCAGGGCCTCCCCCTGAAATCCGTATGCATCCAGTATTTCCCTGACCTTTTGTGGAGGAGTTCCCTGGGGAAGATTGAGCACCAAAGCCAGATGTTCCAGGAACTTTTCATTAAAGGCTGCCATACGTTTTGGGCATGTGAAGGAGCGCAACAAGGTCAAGGCTCCCTCTCCAGCTCGAGAATTGAGGCTGACTACCCAGGGCACCTGGTTGATACGACCCTCGCGATGGGCCTTTAGCGGATCTTCCACCAAGAAGGCTTCAGGAGATGCTGCCTCCAAAACTGGTTGCGTGCTGATGAGGGGCAGGTTATCATAGGTCTTTAAACTATCCACACTGAGGAGAAGCTTCATGGGATCTGCATCGCGAAGTGCTTGTGCTAGATCCTGACTACTTAGAATCTCTGCCTGATCGATACCAATCTCCTTGGCCAACTGTCTAACTTGACTTAAAGGATCTTCAAGAACACGCATGGCTGGAATAAACATGGTGCCCGTCAAAGACATGGCTTTTTGGAAGAGTCCTGGTTAAAAAGGATATGTAAAATAAGAAATTCATGCAAGGTACAATAAAAATACCCTTGGAACTAGGGCTCAGCATGTGCAGGTGTACAGATATTCCTCCTGCACTGTGACCAAGGATCGTGACCATCTGGGGATCTCCTCCAAATTCAGCTATATGCTGCTGAACCCACTGCAGAGCCAACCGCTGATCCTTCAATCCGAAATTTCCCGGCATATTCTCATCGCCAGTGCTAAGAAAACCTACAAAATATAATATCAAAGTgagataataattattataacaCGTAATACCAACCAAAAGGTCCCAGGCGATAGCCAACGGTTACCATGATCACCTTCTCCGTATCCATGAAATACTCAGGTCCACTGGCCACTGGATGGGCAGTGCCGCTAAAGAAACCACCACCATGTATGTAGAACATTACAGGCAAGGGATTTCCATCTCGTTGCTATGGTAAGCCAATAGATCAGGATATGTGGGTTTGGTGGATTAAAAATTCTGTTACCTTGGGTCTATACACATTCAGGTAAAGACAGTCTTCCACTCCCCTCACATCCCTATTGTTTGAAAAGTAGTTTCTCTGCAAACAGCCGTCCTTTGCTGATCCAGCATCAAGTACTCCCTCCCAGGCATTAGCCTTCACAGGATTCTGAGAAACAATCAATGGATTAGTTCCTCTTCAAAGTGATATAGCTATCCACCTTAAGACGAAGCGGTCCTACTGGCGGCTGGGCAAAGGGAATTCCCAAAAAGGCTTCAAACTCTCCTTTTTGATATCCTGGCATATGAGTCCCTCGAAGACAGCCGAGATCCTTCAGGCACACATCCAGGGAATCACCGAAAGCGGCAGCTAAAAAGAACAGTGCTCCAACTCCCACGAACAGCATCTCGATAAGATTGAGGTAGCTCCCACTGTAACTCAGTTTTATACCTTATTTCCATTCCCAATGTGTCTACAACTTAGCAAATCTCTGTAATCATAACCCCCAATAAAAACAGCAATTGTCGAATCCTAAAAGGTTTTGTATTTCTGTAAAGTACAAAAAGCGAGGGTAAGCTGCCAGCCAACGCTAATCGTATATGATATGCACAGATAAAGTGACGTCTATGTAGCCTAAACACGCATTCAAACCGAGCTTAACGATTAAGAGGTATAATTAGAATGTCTATACAAAAACATGGAGATTTAACTAACAATGAACGATGCGATTTGGAGAAATTGAACTAAATTACAGGCCCCGGAACCGGAACTGTTTATAGAACTAAGTAACACGCCCGTTATTAAATGGGTGATAAGCTGCGCCGCTGGGCGGGAGTCAGTTGCGGATGCCACATATCCAAGATGAGCACCAGGCGGGGTTGGCTGCCATTGTGCCACACCTCGTGCTCGAAGCTATCGTCGAATATAAAGAGTTCTCCCTCACGCCAGGTTCTGAAAGAAGATTATGGTAATCAAAGTTAGCAGGCAAGATCATATAGACATTATACGTTCACCCACCTTTCCTGCTCTGCCACTCGAAGTGAGGTTTTCTCCGGCTCTGGAGCAACCAGGGTGAGGTGCGCCCTTAGCCGGCAATTGGTGGGTCCACAATGTGGCCACACATGCGTGGTGGCCTGCATCACACTGAACTTCACCTGGCCGCGACGACAGCCCGAGGATTCGGGAAATTCCTGCAGCAGGCCACAGGTAATCGGAGTCCTTCGACAGTTATCCTTCACCCGGCGACCCTGGGCATAAAGCTCGTACTGCTGCCAAACTCCCTTGTCACGCAGCTGTTCCGCTTCATCCTGGAAGAATCCACTTTCACCCAGCAGGGCCACTGCCTCATCACGAATTGCCCGCCAATGGAGCTGCAATCTATCCAGCTGCCTTTCGTAACCCGTCTCCTTGGGCTGCCAAAAAGGCTGTGCCTTCAGGCTGGGCTCATTATACAGTGATCTTTGATAGAGACTGGCAAAGAATCCCTTGGTCACTCCTTTCCTGTACACCTCCAGAGCCTCTGATTTCTTGGACAGGCGCTGCAGGGTCTCTCCAAGCGACAAGTAGAAGAAAGCCTCTTGGGTGCCCTCTTCCTGGGACTCCACTGCATATCTAAGATATGGTAGAGCCTTGACATAGTCACCATGGAGCTGCCTGAGAGCCAGTCCATAGTGGAGTTGAGCCACAGCATTGGTTGGCCAGAGTTTCAGGGTTTCCTCGGCCACCTTTTCAACCTGCTGAAGACTGAAGGACTGTTATAGGCTATTTGAAGATCCCAGTTTTTTGCCTCACCTACTTGTTGACCATGAGATGGGTGAGTGAGAGTTGGTTACGCAGGCGGGGATCCTCGGGCAAACGCTCGATGAGCAAATCATGGATGGTGGTGGCCTGTCGGTGGTAACCTGAAAATCAAAAAGGCATAATATAATTGATTATAAGGAAGAAAACCCCTTACTTACCCAAAAATCTCAAATTCTCAATGCAACTTTCGCCGGCACTGGTAAACTCCTGATCACTTTTCACCAGATTGCCAAAGGCCAGGTATCTTTTGTAGGCATCGATGGCTTCCCACAGGCGCTGGTTGCTGCGCTCCTTCTTGGACAGAAGTTCCAGGACTCGGGCTCTTCCCAAATGGGCCAATGGCTCGTGGGCATAGTCGGTGGTGAGCGTGTTAAAGGATCGCAGGGCTTGGGCATAGTTCTTTGGGGTGGATATTAGTTCGCGGTTCGCCAGCCAAAACACAAAGGGGGGTTAGACAAAAGTACAAGAAACATGCAATTAGTATAAAATCATTCTCTCAAGAAGTGAAACGCAGTTGTCAGGAGTTATTTTTCTATAGATGAGCCCATGGCCAAAGGATCCCCCCAGTGGGTGTGTATTGTTTGGAGGAACTGGCCATGAGTTCATCCTGACTAACTCTGAACCCCCTGAAAAGTGCGTTTCTATCAATACCTAAGGTTAATCCTAAGATTTGATTAATAATCCTTCGTTTTTCTTACATGGCTAGACAGTTATAAGATCTAATGAACTTGACAAGCAAAACATAAACTAAAGCTTTGAAATGAGTTGTGTGTTTTGTTGTGATATTCTTTAGTGATTGTTGAGCTGGAGATATACATATGGGAGATATGCCATGGGTTAATCCTGGTTAAGGAGACACCATCGATTGACCTACCTCCCTAATCATCTCCTCGTTGGCCTTGCGCAACTCCTGCTCAAAAGGATCCTCTTTCTCCGCCGGAGGTGCAGGTGCAGCTTCTTTCGGCTTTATCTCTGTTTTGGGGATTAAGAATCTCGATTAGATCGGGAGATTACCAATGAAATAGGAATGGAATTTTGAACGGTTACGGCCTAGAGAGCTCCACCTTGTGTGAGGTGATACATTGGTTTTCTACAGCTAACACTTACGATCTGTTATGTAAAGCGATCTGTTTGTCGTGTTTCTTAAAGTAGTGTTGGGCCTATGTTAGCGATAGCTTAAGTGATCGATCGAAAGTATGTCGGATGGAGTATGATGGAGTCGGGTGGTCATCGACAGACGTGGTGATGTGTGTAGTCTAGTAATTACGTGTCCAGCTGGGGTCGTCGGAGTCCGGATCGCTTTCGAACTCCTTGACGGGCAGGCGGCCGTACTTGGCCTCCAGCCGGTTCATCAGATCGGCGTCGTCCACGTCGGAGATCTCGTCCTCCTCGTCGGTGATCTCCTCATCCTCGCTGTCCCCTTCATGTTCGTAATCCTCAATCGCCCCGTCCTCGTACTCCACATAGATGTCGCTGGCTCCAGCCGGCTGTTCCGACTCCTTTTTCTCCTTCTCCTCGGGCTTGGTTTCCTTAGCATGCTCCTGGACCAACTTGTACATGGCGTTCAGTTGCTCAAAGGTATCGGGCACATAGTTGGCCATGGAGGCCACATTGTCGTCGCTATCGTGGCGggcttcctcctcctcctcgatGTCGCTGATCTCCACCTCGATCTCTTCTTCGATTTCGATTTCCTCCTCGGAGTATTCTTTTTGGACAATGGGATATGACTTAAATTAAAACTCTGGACCTCTGGCCAGACTAAGTGATAAAAGGCTTCCGAATCATTAGATCACCATCAAATTATTTGGAAGCAACTTCGGCTGGCCGAAGTTCAATATCGTTAAATTCATATCTCCAACCATCGTCGTCCAGCAGGGGCAGCTCCTCCACATCGTCTGGTATATGATCCTCGGCCGTGGCAATCGTCAATCTTCGCCTTAGTATAGCCTCTGGAGCGGGCTCATCCTCGTCTAAGCATTCACCACGGAAGATTCGAATGTTATTCGAGTTATAGGGATTATTAATCGAGCAATAACAAAGCCATTCAACAATTTCcgtacatacatacattgGTGGAATAAGTTAAACAAAGCTGTGACTACAATCAGATTCAagaaacaataataataataataataatgataataaatGATAATCAAAATAAGCTAACTGAAGAAAGTGCAAAGAATAGTTTGTTTTAGTTCTGTTAATACATTGAGAATCGATTATCGATCACGAGACATTGAGATCAGTATCAGTTTTTGATTCTACCAATCGCTTGGCGGTGGGTTAGAATGGAAAGCGGCGCTTAGTAATGATTACTCAAAAGATTCCCCTGAGTAAGGTTGGTTCGTTAGCATAACATCTGGCGTGCTTGGCGGATATTGATATTGATTTAGATAGAGATCAAGAGCAGAGAGCGGAATACAAAGAGCGGAGAATTCGGGGGAGCAGATCAGCATTGAAGACTCACTTGTATTTGGACTTTTCCTTATCAATACAAGGCGTGAAACTAAGGCAAGTGCAACGCCAACGCCAAATTTAACGGCAACTGTAAATGAGTCAGGTTTTAGTAtcagaaaacaaacaaatgcCTCTTGCACTTTCTTGTACAATTTCGGTTTCTGTGTTCTTGGTTGGGTTTTTGTAAGGTGGAGCATTTCTGTCTGTCAGTTCTTAAGGTTCTAGGCCTGCGAGATCCGTTAACCGTTCAAATGTTTCATTCCCTTCTTACTTACGGGATGCCAACCAAGAGGAGCCCTCTTCCTTGGGCTCCTCCTCATCGTCCTGTTTCTGATCCTGCTCTTGGCTATCTACTGCTTTTACTGGTTTTGACTCCTCGGGTTCGTTTTCAAACTGCTGATCCAGGGACTCAAAGTCGTCATCGTCGTTCTCATCATCTTTCTTATCTTGttcctaaaaaataaaatataataagaaTAATTAAGTACCTCTTATACTATTGATTTCTATCTTTTAGAAGCCCTACTTTAAGAACCAGGCATTTTAAATAGTATATTTCTCTCACCTCATCATCATCTTCATCGTTATCATCTTGAGCCGGGGCACTTTGTGCTGTAGACTGTGATACTGGTGGTTCTACAGACTCTTCgacctcctgctcctcctcctcctcctcgtcctcATCATCTTCCTGCTGCTATAcgaaaatgaaattttataaaaatggttATAGATAGAAATAGATTATAGATCCCACCTCATCAGCTTCTGACAATGGTGCTTCTGTAGATTCTACGGCATCATCCTCATCAGCTGGAGCTTCATCCTCATCCTCTTCCTCGTCTTCAGCTTCATATTCCGCAGTGGCTTCCGTAGTGGCTTCAGTGGTAGCTTCTACCGTGGCCTCCACAGTGCCTTCATCCTCGTTATCTTCATCTTCCTCCTCTGCATCCTCAGCGGTTATGTTTTCGCCCGCATTGTTTTCCTCATCCTCTTCATCTTCTTCCTGCTCATCTTCATCTGCCTCTGGTTCCTCCTCTTCAGTAGGctcttcctcctcctcttctGGTTCTTCTTCTTCTAATTCCTCAGAAAGGGGTTCTTCTTCTGAAAAGGGATTTTGAGATTTTAAGGGAATGTATCTTAAGACTTGTATGACTTAACTTACCTTCCTCTTCATGATCATCATGGTCATCGTGCTCATCGTGATCGTCCAAAGCCTCACCAGAGGGTTCGTGCACATCATGGGCATCATGCTCATCCCTATGTTCGTCCACCCAGCCATCAAAAACTTTGGAGAAACGTGATTCCGATAGGGGAGTGTCCACTAAAGGAAAACATTATTAATAGTAATTATTATAAGTTTTAGGTATTCTGAAACTTACGATCCTCTAGGCCGCGGTTCTCCATGATGATCAGACCCACCAAACCCAGTAACACCGCCATCAGAGCGAAGAATATGATCTTGGCACACCAATGACCACCGGTCCCGTGTTCGTGGTGCACGTGCAGGTGGAGATCTTCGTTTCCCATCTTTGTAATGTGAACGCCGTGCGAAGATTCGTCGTCATCTGAGATCCGGCCGTTGCATGATATAGTGAATAATAAACACATGTTACAAACAGTTTAATTGAATGCACCTTCGTTCGGCGTGGGGATGGATTTACATAGTTTTATTAAGTGTGCGAGACATTAAATGAGTTTAGGCAAGGCATTCAGAGGGGGTTTCTGGTGGGGATCAAAACAAAAGGGGATGATGTTTCTCTACCTTGAAAGCTGGACTGACGCAGAACAGTCACATCGCCCTCGGATTTGCGATCATCTAGACAAAAGGTTAGTTACAACATGAGACATATACGATATACCGGCATTACAAACTGATAAGACAAGTGGCGGGGGGTTTTGTTTATGCCTAAATATGCGCAACGATAAACAAAGAAGCCGCCAGTCATGCTCTTGGGCAGATGGCCAAGTGAAAATAAATGGCattacatatgtacatataacCGTGGC
Protein-coding regions in this window:
- the Asph gene encoding aspartyl/asparaginyl beta-hydroxylase isoform X11; this translates as MSGDVQPRKRKDKRRKRDDDESSHGVHITKMGNEDLHLHVHHEHGTGGHWCAKIIFFALMAVLLGLVGLIIMENRGLEDLDTPLSESRFSKVFDGWVDEHRDEHDAHDVHEPSGEALDDHDEHDDHDDHEEEEEEPLSEELEEEEPEEEEEEPTEEEEPEADEDEQEEDEEDEENNAGENITAEDAEEEDEDNEDEGTVEATVEATTEATTEATAEYEAEDEEEDEDEAPADEDDAVESTEAPLSEADEQQEDDEDEEEEEEQEVEESVEPPVSQSTAQSAPAQDDNDEDDDEEQDKKDDENDDDDFESLDQQFENEPEESKPVKAVDSQEQDQKQDDEEEPKEEGSSWLASQIKPKEAAPAPPAEKEDPFEQELRKANEEMIRENYAQALRSFNTLTTDYAHEPLAHLGRARVLELLSKKERSNQRLWEAIDAYKRYLAFGNLVKSDQEFTSAGESCIENLRFLGYHRQATTIHDLLIERLPEDPRLRNQLSLTHLMVNNLQQVEKVAEETLKLWPTNAVAQLHYGLALRQLHGDYVKALPYLRYAVESQEEGTQEAFFYLSLGETLQRLSKKSEALEVYRKGVTKGFFASLYQRSLYNEPSLKAQPFWQPKETGYERQLDRLQLHWRAIRDEAVALLGESGFFQDEAEQLRDKGVWQQYELYAQGRRVKDNCRRTPITCGLLQEFPESSGCRRGQVKFSVMQATTHVWPHCGPTNCRLRAHLTLVAPEPEKTSLRVAEQERTWREGELFIFDDSFEHEVWHNGSQPRLVLILDMWHPQLTPAQRRSLSPI
- the Asph gene encoding FK506-binding protein 5 isoform X6, which codes for MSGDVQPRKRKDKRRKRDDRKSEGDVTVLRQSSFQDDDESSHGVHITKMGNEDLHLHVHHEHGTGGHWCAKIIFFALMAVLLGLVGLIIMENRGLEDLDTPLSESRFSKVFDGWVDEHRDEHDAHDVHEPSGEALDDHDEHDDHDDHEEEEEEPLSEELEEEEPEEEEEEPTEEEEPEADEDEQEEDEEDEENNAGENITAEDAEEEDEDNEDEGTVEATVEATTEATTEATAEYEAEDEEEDEDEAPADEDDAVESTEAPLSEADEQQEDDEDEEEEEEQEVEESVEPPVSQSTAQSAPAQDDNDEDDDEEQDKKDDENDDDDFESLDQQFENEPEESKPVKAVDSQEQDQKQDDEEEPKEEGSSWLASLAVKFGVGVALALVSRLVLIRKSPNTITALFNLFHQYEDEPAPEAILRRRLTIATAEDHIPDDVEELPLLDDDEYSEEEIEIEEEIEVEISDIEEEEEARHDSDDNVASMANYVPDTFEQLNAMYKLVQEHAKETKPEEKEKKESEQPAGASDIYVEYEDGAIEDYEHEGDSEDEEITDEEDEISDVDDADLMNRLEAKYGRLPVKEFESDPDSDDPSWTQIKPKEAAPAPPAEKEDPFEQELRKANEEMIRENYAQALRSFNTLTTDYAHEPLAHLGRARVLELLSKKERSNQRLWEAIDAYKRYLAFGNLVKSDQEFTSAGESCIENLRFLGYHRQATTIHDLLIERLPEDPRLRNQLSLTHLMVNNRLKRWPRKP
- the Asph gene encoding aspartyl/asparaginyl beta-hydroxylase isoform X10 produces the protein MSGDVQPRKRKDKRRKRDDDESSHGVHITKMGNEDLHLHVHHEHGTGGHWCAKIIFFALMAVLLGLVGLIIMENRGLEDLDTPLSESRFSKVFDGWVDEHRDEHDAHDVHEPSGEALDDHDEHDDHDDHEEEEEEPLSEELEEEEPEEEEEEPTEEEEPEADEDEQEEDEEDEENNAGENITAEDAEEEDEDNEDEGTVEATVEATTEATTEATAEYEAEDEEEDEDEAPADEDDAVESTEAPLSEADEQQEDDEDEEEEEEQEVEESVEPPVSQSTAQSAPAQDDNDEDDDEEQDKKDDENDDDDFESLDQQFENEPEESKPVKAVDSQEQDQKQDDEEEPKEEGSSWLASLAVKFGVGVALALVSRLVLIRKSPNTNEDEPAPEAILRRRLTIATAEDHIPDDVEELPLLDDDEYSEEEIEIEEEIEVEISDIEEEEEARHDSDDNVASMANYVPDTFEQLNAMYKLVQEHAKETKPEEKEKKESEQPAGASDIYVEYEDGAIEDYEHEGDSEDEEITDEEDEISDVDDADLMNRLEAKYGRLPVKEFESDPDSDDPSWTQIKPKEAAPAPPAEKEDPFEQELRKANEEMIRENYAQALRSFNTLTTDYAHEPLAHLGRARVLELLSKKERSNQRLWEAIDAYKRYLAFGNLVKSDQEFTSAGESCIENLRFLGYHRQATTIHDLLIERLPEDPRLRNQLSLTHLMVNNLQQVEKVAEETLKLWPTNAVAQLHYGLALRQLHGDYVKALPYLRYAVESQEEGTQEAFFYLSLGETLQRLSKKSEALEVYRKGVTKGFFASLYQRSLYNEPSLKAQPFWQPKETGYERQLDRLQLHWRAIRDEAVALLGESGFFQDEAEQLRDKGVWQQYELYAQGRRVKDNCRRTPITCGLLQEFPESSGCRRGQVKFSVMQATTHVWPHCGPTNCRLRAHLTLVAPEPEKTSLRVAEQERTWREGELFIFDDSFEHEVWHNGSQPRLVLILDMWHPQLTPAQRRSLSPI